A genomic segment from Desulfurispirillum indicum S5 encodes:
- a CDS encoding glycogen/starch/alpha-glucan phosphorylase gives MPSRPVSTYKPLCQSDDKDSLKNDIQRHVISSLGNDYDPPRPYPYYKALAYAVRDRMVDRWIYTQRRYHESKAKRVYYLSLEFLPGRFLKNNIYNLNMDQCSRQAVAEFGFDLEDLSELEWDAGLGNGGLGRLASCFLDSMAALQIPGHGYGIRYDYGIFFQTLSNGHQIEKCDNWLRNGNPWEFERPENLYEVQFGGHTEAYQDENGKTSFRWVGTDNIMAMACDTLIPGYDNGHVINMRLWAAKSSREFNLEFFNMGNYVGAVEDRIHSETISKVLYPNDSVDQGRELRLRQQYFFVSATFQDILRRHKKHIACWSEFPDHVAVQLNDTHPSIAVAEFMRLLIDQEHLEWNEAWDVCVRTFAYTNHTLLPEALETWPAALLGRVLPRHMEIILEINRHFLAKVRQHFPGRDDLLEKLSIIQEHPERRVRMAHLAIVGSHTVNGVSALHSRLLQERVFPEFVELFPGKIRNVTNGITPRRWLLQANPGLAALISQHIGTGWITHLDEMKKLAPMVDDPAFREAWRKVKKENKQRLLRYVLRKTGINIDESSLFDVQVKRIHEYKRQLLNIIYVISLYNRLRKDPSSVTVPRTVFFGGKAAPSYVAAKLVIKLINSVAEVVNNDQSIDNKLKIIFLSNYCVSQAEKIIPAADLSEQISTAGMEASGTGNMKFALNGALTIGTLDGANVEIMEEVGRDNIFIFGLKAEEVAEKRRSGHNPWDCYHQNPALRETLDMIRDNFFNPEEPGIFQPLLHSLLEGGDHYMLLADYADYAATQEAVDKLYLDQDEWTRRSIINSINMGKFSSDRSIGDYARDIWKVEPLSRADFNGNCPLPGEDA, from the coding sequence ATGCCGTCGCGACCCGTCTCCACTTACAAACCCTTGTGCCAATCCGATGACAAGGACAGCCTGAAGAACGATATCCAACGCCACGTGATCTCCTCGCTGGGCAATGACTACGATCCACCCCGTCCCTACCCCTACTACAAGGCACTGGCATATGCCGTGCGCGATCGCATGGTGGATCGCTGGATCTATACCCAGCGGCGTTACCACGAGTCCAAGGCCAAGCGGGTCTACTACCTCTCCCTGGAGTTTCTGCCGGGGCGCTTCCTGAAAAACAACATCTACAATCTGAATATGGATCAGTGCAGCCGTCAGGCGGTGGCCGAATTCGGCTTTGACCTGGAGGATCTGTCCGAGCTGGAATGGGATGCCGGCCTTGGCAATGGCGGCCTGGGTCGCCTGGCTTCGTGCTTCCTGGACTCCATGGCCGCTCTGCAGATTCCCGGCCACGGCTACGGCATCCGCTACGATTACGGCATCTTCTTCCAGACCCTCTCCAATGGCCACCAGATTGAAAAATGCGACAACTGGCTGCGCAACGGGAACCCCTGGGAATTCGAGCGACCGGAAAATCTCTATGAGGTTCAGTTTGGCGGGCACACCGAGGCGTACCAGGACGAAAATGGCAAAACCAGCTTCCGCTGGGTAGGTACCGATAATATCATGGCCATGGCCTGCGACACCCTGATTCCCGGTTACGACAACGGCCATGTCATCAACATGCGCCTGTGGGCTGCCAAGTCCAGCCGCGAGTTCAACCTGGAGTTCTTCAACATGGGCAACTATGTGGGCGCGGTGGAAGACCGCATTCACAGCGAGACCATTTCCAAGGTTCTCTACCCCAATGACAGTGTGGATCAGGGACGCGAGCTGCGACTGCGCCAGCAGTACTTCTTTGTCTCCGCCACCTTCCAGGATATTCTGCGCCGCCATAAGAAGCATATCGCCTGCTGGAGCGAGTTCCCCGACCACGTGGCCGTTCAGCTCAACGATACCCACCCCTCCATCGCCGTGGCCGAATTCATGCGCCTGCTCATCGACCAGGAACATCTGGAGTGGAACGAGGCCTGGGACGTATGCGTGCGCACCTTCGCCTACACCAACCACACCCTGCTGCCCGAAGCCCTGGAAACCTGGCCAGCCGCCCTGCTGGGCCGGGTGCTGCCCCGCCATATGGAGATCATCCTGGAAATCAACCGCCACTTTCTGGCCAAGGTTCGTCAGCATTTCCCCGGCCGCGATGACCTGCTGGAAAAACTCTCCATCATCCAGGAGCATCCGGAACGGCGCGTACGCATGGCCCACCTGGCCATTGTGGGCAGCCATACGGTCAACGGCGTATCCGCCCTCCACAGCCGCCTGCTGCAGGAGCGCGTCTTCCCTGAATTCGTGGAGCTGTTCCCCGGCAAAATCAGAAATGTCACCAACGGCATCACCCCCCGCCGCTGGCTTTTGCAGGCCAATCCCGGGCTGGCCGCTCTGATCAGCCAGCACATCGGCACTGGCTGGATCACCCATCTGGATGAGATGAAGAAGCTGGCCCCCATGGTGGATGACCCCGCCTTCCGGGAGGCGTGGCGCAAGGTGAAAAAAGAGAACAAGCAGCGCCTGCTGCGCTATGTGCTGCGCAAGACCGGCATCAACATCGACGAAAGCTCCCTCTTTGATGTCCAGGTGAAGCGCATCCACGAATACAAGCGTCAACTGCTCAATATCATCTATGTCATCTCTCTCTACAACCGCCTGCGCAAAGACCCGTCGTCGGTCACAGTGCCGCGCACCGTTTTCTTCGGCGGCAAGGCCGCCCCCAGCTATGTGGCTGCCAAGCTGGTCATCAAGCTTATCAATTCGGTAGCCGAGGTGGTCAACAACGACCAGAGCATCGACAACAAGCTCAAGATCATCTTTCTCTCCAACTACTGCGTCTCCCAGGCGGAAAAGATCATCCCCGCCGCCGACCTTTCCGAACAGATATCCACTGCCGGCATGGAGGCTTCGGGAACCGGGAATATGAAATTCGCCCTCAACGGGGCCCTCACCATCGGCACCCTGGACGGCGCCAATGTGGAGATCATGGAGGAAGTCGGCCGCGACAACATCTTCATTTTCGGCCTGAAAGCCGAAGAGGTTGCCGAAAAGCGTCGCAGCGGACATAACCCCTGGGACTGCTATCACCAGAATCCTGCCCTGCGCGAGACCCTGGACATGATCCGCGACAACTTCTTCAACCCTGAAGAACCGGGAATATTCCAGCCCCTGCTGCATTCGCTGCTGGAAGGTGGCGACCACTACATGCTGCTGGCCGACTACGCCGACTACGCCGCCACCCAGGAAGCGGTGGATAAGCTCTACCTGGACCAGGATGAGTGGACCAGGCGCAGTATCATCAACAGCATCAATATGGGAAAATTCTCCAGCGATCGCTCCATCGGTGACTACGCCCGCGATATCTGGAAAGTGGAGCCGCTGAGCAGGGCTGACTTCAACGGCAACTGCCCGCTGCCCGGGGAGGACGCGTGA
- a CDS encoding iron-containing alcohol dehydrogenase family protein, which produces MNSTSITIPGLVRIKPGALERLGIYCQRQGFGRVAIVMSADLPAALTSALKSSLESADIHILFRQEAAEPDFDEARDIFAALPSQADAIIGFGGGKALDVAKFAAALARKPYLSVPTSLSNDSFASPAVSLLLRGAKRSLNATMPFGVIIDTQVCLGAPRQLWHSGVGDLSAKLTAVRDWKLAFHATGEKVNDFAALLSDATVFQFLARPAHDLQGVRLLGTALMQSGIAMEICGSSRPASGSEHLISHALDRMAPQQHLHGIQVGVATYIVAHLQRNEHLCALAGLFEHTGFWESAASSGLNRQQWQEAIALAPRIKPNFHTILSQRDWWPEIAHLLEHDPWLRACFA; this is translated from the coding sequence ATGAACAGCACCAGTATCACCATTCCCGGCCTGGTACGCATCAAACCCGGAGCCCTGGAGCGGCTGGGCATCTACTGCCAACGCCAGGGATTCGGTCGCGTGGCCATCGTTATGAGCGCCGACCTGCCCGCTGCTCTGACGTCGGCGCTGAAAAGCTCCCTGGAAAGCGCCGATATTCACATCCTCTTCAGGCAGGAGGCCGCGGAGCCTGACTTCGACGAGGCTCGCGATATCTTTGCGGCCCTGCCGTCACAGGCAGACGCGATCATTGGCTTTGGGGGAGGCAAGGCCCTGGATGTGGCCAAATTCGCGGCTGCCCTGGCCCGGAAACCCTACCTGAGTGTCCCCACATCCCTTTCCAACGACAGCTTTGCCAGCCCGGCAGTCAGCCTGCTGCTCAGGGGAGCGAAACGCTCTCTGAATGCCACCATGCCCTTCGGAGTCATCATCGACACCCAGGTCTGCCTGGGCGCTCCCCGCCAGCTGTGGCACTCCGGCGTCGGCGACCTGTCAGCCAAGCTGACGGCGGTGCGCGACTGGAAGCTGGCCTTCCACGCGACAGGCGAAAAAGTGAACGATTTTGCGGCTCTGCTTTCCGATGCCACTGTTTTCCAGTTTCTGGCGCGTCCTGCCCACGACCTGCAGGGAGTGCGCCTGCTGGGCACTGCCCTGATGCAGAGCGGTATTGCCATGGAAATCTGCGGCTCGTCGCGCCCGGCCAGCGGCAGTGAGCACCTCATCAGCCACGCCCTGGATCGCATGGCTCCCCAACAGCACCTGCATGGCATTCAGGTGGGTGTGGCCACCTATATTGTGGCTCACCTCCAACGCAACGAACACCTGTGCGCCCTGGCCGGGCTCTTTGAGCATACCGGCTTCTGGGAAAGCGCCGCCAGCAGTGGCCTGAACCGCCAGCAGTGGCAGGAGGCAATAGCCCTGGCACCCCGTATCAAGCCAAATTTCCATACCATTCTCTCCCAGCGTGACTGGTGGCCGGAAATCGCCCACTTGCTGGAGCATGACCCCTGGCTGCGCGCCTGCTTCGCGTAG
- a CDS encoding HAD-IB family phosphatase, with protein sequence MKTFPEHIFISDFDGTITRRDFFRVALEQLPAECGRWWQAYEDGRLGHFEALARTFAELRISLDQMDELLRAMEPEPELAHCCGQLEQNRWQLVIASAGCAWYIQRLLSQHQVNPTIYANPGTFSPSHGLRMTLPAGEFFTCPTTGVDKEAIARHYLERGCTIAFAGDGRPDLKPALLAPPHLRFARGWLAEELTRRQEGFLPFERWAEVVTHLPDSAAQPT encoded by the coding sequence GTGAAGACCTTCCCGGAGCACATATTTATCAGCGATTTCGATGGCACCATCACCCGGCGCGACTTCTTCCGCGTCGCCCTGGAACAGCTTCCCGCTGAGTGCGGGCGCTGGTGGCAGGCCTACGAGGATGGCCGCCTGGGGCACTTTGAGGCCCTGGCGCGCACCTTCGCTGAACTGCGTATCAGCCTGGACCAGATGGATGAGCTGCTGCGCGCCATGGAGCCGGAACCAGAGCTGGCCCACTGCTGCGGACAGCTGGAGCAGAACCGCTGGCAGCTGGTCATCGCTTCGGCTGGTTGCGCCTGGTATATCCAGCGCCTGCTGAGTCAGCACCAGGTAAACCCGACCATCTATGCCAATCCGGGCACCTTCAGCCCATCCCATGGACTGAGAATGACGCTTCCCGCAGGCGAGTTTTTCACCTGCCCGACAACGGGCGTCGACAAGGAAGCCATCGCCCGTCACTATCTGGAACGCGGCTGCACCATCGCCTTCGCCGGAGACGGACGACCCGATCTGAAACCAGCGCTGCTGGCTCCCCCTCACCTGCGCTTTGCCCGCGGCTGGCTGGCCGAGGAGCTGACCCGCCGCCAGGAGGGTTTTCTTCCCTTTGAACGCTGGGCCGAGGTGGTCACCCACCTGCCCGATTCGGCAGCACAACCCACATGA